The Armatimonadota bacterium genome includes the window TTCAATTCCCTTGCGGGAATCAGGGTCATTCTGAGAATCCTGAACTGATTGAGTCTGCAGGCACATCGCGAGTTTCAATTCCCTTGCGGGAATCAGGGTCATTCTGAGTCGAATGACAAAGGCAGAACTGGAAGCACGGAACAGGTGTTTCAATTCCCTTGCGGGAATCAGGGTCATTCTGAGAATCCTGAACTGATTGAGTCTGCAGGCACATCGCGAGTTTCAATTCCCTTGCGGGAATCAGGGTCATTCTGATGCTACAACACTCTGCCGCCGCCCGCGAAGTTCGTGTCGGCGTTTCAATTCCCTCGCGGGAATCAGGTTCATTCTGATGCGGGACGAACTCACGCAGTCGAAATGGCCGACGCGCTATACGTTTCAATTCCCTCGCGGGAATCAGGTTCATTCTTATTAAGAAGCTCCCCCAGCCGATCGAAGGCGAGCTTCAAGTGGAGGTCTCAATTCCCTCGCGGGAATCAGGTTCATTCTGATTAAGAATCTCCCGCTGCCGATGGTAGGCGAGCTTCAAGAGGAGGTTTCAATTCCCTCGCGGGAATCAGGTTCATTCTGATAGGTCAGAGAAGGCATTCAGAAGGCACTATCCGAGAAGGTTTCAATTCCCTCGCGGGAATCAGGTTCATTCTGATGGCGCATTTTACGGAGTACGGGCTGAAGCCCTTCGGCGTTTCAATTCCCTCGCGGGAATCAGGTTCATTCTGATGGGTGAATGGTAGTCCGGCGAAGGTCGGCATGAATATAGTTTCAATTCCCTCGCGGGAATCAGGTTCATTCTGATATCGGGAGCAGTGTCGGTGATGTCGAACAGGGGCTTTTCGTTTCAATTCCCTCGCGGGAATCAGGTTCATTCTGATCTTGCGCATTGGAACATTTTACGCGGCGATTCGCGGTTTCAATTCCCTCGCGGGAATCAGGTTCATTCTGATGGAGGCGGCAGGCTGAGGCCGCCAAGATCGCAGGGAAGTTTCAATTCCCTCGCGGGAATCAGGTTCATTCTGATGAGTATACCCACGATATCCATTCAGATAGAATGGCCTAGTTTCAATTCCCTCGCGGGAATCAGGTTCATTCTGATGATAGCGATGGGCGCGTGTGTAGCGATTGGCATGACTGCGCGTTTCAATTCCCTCGCGGGAATCAGGTTCATTCTGATAGGGGATCGTCGAGTCCCCGGAGCTTCTGCGGGAAGGCCCGTTTCAATTCCCTCGCGGGAATCAGGTTCATTCTGATGGGAGTGCCACCTGGAGTGTGTAGGCAAACTACCATGACGTTTCAATTCCCTCGCGGGAATCAGGTTCATTCTGATTCACCTACCTGATGGGCTCGGCGGCGGCGGACAAGGCGTTTCAATTCCCTCGCGGGAATCAGGTTCATTCTGATTGTCCCATTTCTCGCCGGATTGAGGTGTGTCATCGAAGGTTTCAATTCCCTCGCGGGAATCAGGTTCATTCTGATGGATCTCCGTCTCCACGCTCAGACCTCTCGCTCAAAACGCGCTCTTTCCGAGCGACTCCATCAGAAGCAAGTCTCGTTTCTCCCCGGCGGGGCATCATTCCTCCTTTCGAGCGTGTTTTTTCTTCCGAGCGACCAGGCCTTTTTCGGCGTTTCGGAGTCGCTCGGAAAGATCAGACTATCACCAGGTCCGGGTCCTCGGAGACCTCGCCCGCGCCCAGAATGGTGATCCGGCCCTTGCAGTCAGCGCATATCCTGTATACGCGCACGCTGTCGCCTTTGTCAAGCTCCTGCTTTCCCAGGCGCTTCATCATGCGGTCCATCTCGGGCTGCTCCATGTTGCACTCGAAGACGCTGAACTGCACCCTGTCGCCGTGCGATTCCATTATCTTGGCGATGCGGGTGCGCAGCTTGGTGCTCTTGATGTCGTATGAGACGAGTACGAACAACGGGACCTCTCCTCTGCTTCATGCCGCGCGGTGGACCCTGAATCGAGTTCAGGGTGACGCGTAGTCGTTCAGGGTGACGCCTTGCGCTGCCATCTCCGTTACTTCACGGTGAACGCGGCATAGTCCGGCGTCCGCCGCTTGATGCACGAGGCGATGCTGCGCGCCTGGCGGACGCAGACCTCACGGTACGATGCGGCGGGCTCCCCCGGCGCGGCGGTCACGGTCTCCTTCATGCGCCCGTAGAATGCGGCGAAAAACTTCTGGCGCCCGGGCTCGTTCAGGTAGACCCCGCCGTCCCGTTCCTCGAAGTGGGCGTCCGGGTCGAGCATGCCCCGGCTGGAGCAGCTCAGTACGACGGAATCCGCGATGACGGGCCGGAACTCCTCCATCAGGTCGAGGACGAGGCTCTGGCGGCCGTACTGGTCCTGGTGGAGGAAGCCGCAGTACGGGTCGAGCCCGCACACGGAGACGGAGCGCTCCAGTTCGTTCTCCAGAAGGGCATAGGCGAAACCGAGCATCGCGTTCACGGGGTCTTCGGGAGGGCGCCTGTTCCGCCCGGAGAACCGCCACTGCCCTTCGAGAATGGCGGGGAACGCGGCGAAGTACTCCCTGGTGCCGGAGCCCTCTATCCCGAGGAGCGCCTCGATGGATGGGCACGAGGCGGTGGAGTCCGCGGCGGCCCTCAGGCGGGCGGTGGGATCGTCGGCCTGCATCGGCCGGTCGGTGCGCGCATACCGCATAAGGATGGTGCGCATGTTCCGGAGCTTGCCGGCGACGGCGGCGCGGGCGATGCCGAGCGCGAAGGCGGGGTCGTCAGCGGCGGCGTACTGTTCCCTGCGGAGGAGGACGTTTTTGCCCTCGGCGGGCTCGAGCTTGCCGACGTACTCGCCGCCGCGGGTTATGAAGCAGACGTCCACGCCGCCGCGCAGGAAGGCGCAGACGGCGGAACTGGTGATCCCGCAGTTCTCCTGGATGACGACCGAGTCGAGTTCCTGGAGGCGAACGGAGGAGAGCTCATCGCCGTCCTTCTCGACGACGATGAGCCCCTGGGAGAAGCGGACCCTGGCGCCGTATTCGTCTACGTAGAGTGTGGGCATGGGGTCGTCTATCGTGTGCTAGGGGTTGTCGTTCACGTAGTCATGGCTGCCCACGTGCCTCAGAAGCAGACCGTTCTCTGCGGTCTGGCAGCTTATGCGTCTACCACCGTCGACGCGGAAGTGCGCGAGACCCGGGTGCCAGTTGTAGTCTTCGTACTGAAGTCCGCCATGTCCGCGCAACCCGTTGACGCCATCCCGCATGAGAACGGCTGCTGCGGCTGCCAAGGCCTCCTGGACTGCCGCCTTTGCGTTGCTATCACCCAGGTGCGCGTATTCTCTCTCGAACTCCGCCGTGTACTGCAATAGGGGCCAG containing:
- the cas2 gene encoding CRISPR-associated endonuclease Cas2 produces the protein MFVLVSYDIKSTKLRTRIAKIMESHGDRVQFSVFECNMEQPEMDRMMKRLGKQELDKGDSVRVYRICADCKGRITILGAGEVSEDPDLVIV
- the cas1 gene encoding CRISPR-associated endonuclease Cas1 produces the protein MPTLYVDEYGARVRFSQGLIVVEKDGDELSSVRLQELDSVVIQENCGITSSAVCAFLRGGVDVCFITRGGEYVGKLEPAEGKNVLLRREQYAAADDPAFALGIARAAVAGKLRNMRTILMRYARTDRPMQADDPTARLRAAADSTASCPSIEALLGIEGSGTREYFAAFPAILEGQWRFSGRNRRPPEDPVNAMLGFAYALLENELERSVSVCGLDPYCGFLHQDQYGRQSLVLDLMEEFRPVIADSVVLSCSSRGMLDPDAHFEERDGGVYLNEPGRQKFFAAFYGRMKETVTAAPGEPAASYREVCVRQARSIASCIKRRTPDYAAFTVK